The DNA sequence AGCGGTGCCTTTCCTCCTCTAAGGAAAGCCTTAGGTTTTTGTCTAAAAAAATAAGCTCGCACTGGTGGCATCGATAATAAATTCTATTATATAGTTTATTACAATACTTATTAATGTATTGATAAAAGGGCTTTAGGTTGTGTTGATTGCAGAGTTCGCAGTGCATAATTATTTATTATTTAATAGCACTTTACTGGTATTACTAGTTTTTTGTCATTTGAGTTCTTTTTCTGAGCTATAAGGCAAATTTTGCCAACAGTTTTTTTAGTTTTTTACTACAAATGCTAAAATATTGAACAATTCAAAAAATTTACTTGAACAAGTAAGTAAATAAGTTCTATTGTCTAGTCTAGTTTGAAAAATTTTCATTAGAAAATCTTGCAAAACTTACAAAAACTTGACAGACTTTATTTAAATAGCCCAACGGCTATCAAACTTAAGTAAGGAGAAGCAAGGATGCTGAGAAATATATTAGTAAAAAATGGTTTGTCTCCAAGAGAGTCTGAAGTCGGCGAATTGGTAACTCAGGGCTTATCTAATAAAGAAATTGCAGACCGTTTATTTGTGACGGAAAAAACAATTAAATTTCATTTAACTAATATTTATAAAAAAATGCAGGTTAAGTCGCGCTC is a window from the Pseudobdellovibrionaceae bacterium genome containing:
- a CDS encoding response regulator transcription factor, producing MLRNILVKNGLSPRESEVGELVTQGLSNKEIADRLFVTEKTIKFHLTNIYKKMQVKSRSQLIVWCMPHLKFIDMKTNANQTAPGFAAAGGTTEDTSSSIIPAGRSTISDNSN